A single Terriglobales bacterium DNA region contains:
- a CDS encoding LD-carboxypeptidase, producing MAPPKPRLKPPALQPGDTVGIVAPASPIQRNYLDAGCVSLWRMGYKPFYLDSIFDQDLYFAGSVERRARELEEMFVRDEVRAVLCARGGYGSNYLLDALDYDKIAAHPKILVGYSDITALLTRIADRANLVTFHGPMVTKDFATSDGVHLASWKAAMGAKNNWELAAVPGSGVAPLVEGTAEGVLYGGCLSILVASLRTPYEIRTTDTILFLEDVAVKPFQIDRMLMQLKHAGKLAGVRGIVFGEMMDCLQHPEQAYSLTEVVKRVVGDLGIPVAFGLRSGHVTHSNITLPFGVRARLEVKQEVRLTVLEAATTPAPVAAPAAKP from the coding sequence ATGGCGCCGCCGAAACCCCGCTTGAAGCCGCCCGCCCTGCAGCCCGGGGATACCGTCGGTATCGTGGCGCCCGCCAGCCCCATCCAGCGCAATTACCTGGACGCGGGCTGCGTGTCGCTGTGGCGCATGGGCTACAAGCCCTTCTACCTGGATTCCATCTTCGATCAGGACCTGTATTTTGCGGGCTCGGTGGAGCGGCGCGCGCGCGAACTGGAGGAGATGTTCGTGCGCGACGAGGTGCGGGCGGTGCTGTGCGCGCGCGGAGGCTACGGCTCGAACTACCTTCTGGACGCGCTCGACTACGACAAGATCGCGGCCCATCCCAAGATCCTGGTGGGCTACAGCGACATCACCGCGTTGCTGACGCGGATCGCCGACCGCGCCAACCTGGTGACCTTCCACGGACCCATGGTGACCAAGGACTTCGCCACTTCCGACGGCGTGCATCTGGCTTCGTGGAAGGCGGCGATGGGAGCCAAGAACAACTGGGAACTGGCCGCCGTGCCGGGCTCGGGGGTAGCGCCCCTGGTGGAAGGCACGGCGGAGGGTGTGCTGTACGGCGGCTGCCTCTCGATTCTGGTGGCTTCGCTGCGCACGCCGTATGAGATCCGCACCACGGACACCATTCTGTTCCTGGAGGACGTGGCGGTGAAGCCTTTCCAGATCGACCGCATGCTCATGCAATTGAAACATGCCGGCAAACTGGCGGGCGTAAGAGGCATCGTGTTCGGCGAGATGATGGATTGCCTGCAGCATCCCGAACAAGCCTACAGTCTGACCGAGGTGGTGAAGCGCGTGGTGGGCGATCTGGGGATTCCGGTGGCGTTCGGGCTGCGCTCCGGCCACGTGACGCACAGCAACATCACCCTGCCTTTCGGGGTGCGTGCCCGGCTGGAGGTGAAGCAGGAAGTCCGGCTCACCGTTCTGGAGGCGGCCACGACCCCGGCTCCGGTGGCGGCGCCGGCCGCCAAACCATGA
- the lpxD gene encoding UDP-3-O-(3-hydroxymyristoyl)glucosamine N-acyltransferase, translated as MKLSEIASRLGIPLTDSGAAQIEITGLAGIEEAGHGQLTFVANPKYAAAARTTRASAVIVAEDFPTLDKPTLRTKNPYLAFARALELFYQPPRYAPGVHPTAVVHPSARIGKNASVGPYVVIDQDVEIGDDAVLLAHVVIYQGARIGHNFFAHAHAVVREHCRLGDNVILQNGAVIGGDGFGFAKDDAGLWQKIVQSGPAVLEGDVEVQANACVDRASVGETRVRRGAKIDNLVQVGHGSRVGEDTLLCAQVGLAGSTDVGKNVILAGQVGVAGHCRIGDGVVATAQSGIPNDVEDGKTISGYPAIENKQWLRSVAVFNRLPELAKTVRELEQKLAAKG; from the coding sequence ATGAAACTTTCTGAGATTGCCAGCAGATTAGGAATACCGCTGACGGATTCCGGAGCGGCCCAGATCGAGATCACCGGCCTCGCCGGCATTGAGGAAGCCGGGCACGGTCAACTCACCTTCGTGGCCAACCCGAAGTACGCCGCTGCTGCCCGAACCACCCGGGCCTCTGCGGTCATTGTGGCGGAGGACTTCCCCACCCTCGACAAGCCGACCTTGCGGACCAAGAATCCGTATCTCGCCTTCGCGCGCGCCCTTGAGCTTTTCTATCAGCCGCCGCGCTACGCTCCCGGCGTGCATCCCACGGCCGTGGTGCATCCTTCCGCGCGCATCGGCAAGAACGCCTCCGTCGGTCCCTACGTCGTCATTGACCAGGATGTGGAGATCGGCGACGACGCCGTCCTGCTCGCGCACGTGGTCATCTATCAGGGTGCGCGCATCGGCCACAATTTCTTCGCCCATGCACACGCGGTTGTGCGCGAGCACTGCCGCCTGGGAGACAACGTGATTCTGCAGAATGGCGCGGTCATAGGCGGGGACGGGTTTGGCTTTGCCAAGGACGACGCCGGACTCTGGCAGAAGATCGTCCAATCAGGTCCGGCCGTCCTGGAAGGTGACGTGGAGGTGCAGGCGAATGCTTGCGTCGACCGTGCCAGCGTCGGCGAGACCCGTGTCAGGCGCGGCGCAAAAATCGACAACCTGGTGCAGGTGGGCCACGGCTCCCGCGTCGGTGAGGACACGCTGCTCTGCGCACAGGTCGGCCTCGCCGGCTCCACGGACGTAGGCAAGAACGTCATCCTCGCCGGACAAGTGGGTGTTGCCGGACACTGCCGCATCGGCGACGGCGTGGTGGCGACCGCCCAAAGCGGCATCCCCAACGACGTGGAAGACGGCAAGACCATCAGCGGTTATCCGGCCATCGAAAACAAGCAGTGGCTGCGTTCGGTCGCGGTATTCAACCGTCTGCCCGAACTGGCGAAGACCGTGCGCGAACTGGAGCAGAAGCTGGCCGCGAAGGGCTGA
- the dnaE gene encoding DNA polymerase III subunit alpha, with the protein MSQFVHLHLHTDYSLLDGACEVEKLVSTVKGHGMPAVAVTDHGNIFAAVHFYNAARAQGIRPILGCELYISKKEDHRASEGDSSYNHLLVLAENDEGYRNLVRITSEASLHGFYYKPRVSKKFLAEHSRGLICLSGCLKGEIPELLLAGKYDAAREAVGFYRDVFGKENFFLEIQDHQGLPAEQQIHADLFRLEKETGAPLVATNDSHYLCEDDAHAQDVLICIQTGKSIQDPNRLRFATRQFYVKSYDEMLRLFQEAPQTLSRTLAIAERCHVKLDKVANPFPHFEVPDGFTLDSYFEHVARQGFARRMEALRELDRQGRLRRPLTEYEQRLSHEIDIIRQMRFSGYFLIVWDFVRYARENRIPVGPGRGSAAGSLVSYALGITDIDPLQNGLLFERFLNPERVSMPDIDIDFCMNRRGEVIEYVTRKYGRENVAQIITFGTLAAKAAIKDVGRAMDMPYPEVDRIAKLVPAQINITLEQALRDSPRLQAVYQDDPRVRELIDTARKLEGMVRNAGVHAAGVVISPQPLIELVPLHRTKNDEIVTAFDMNAVEKMGLLKMDFLGLTTLTIIDDALRLIAQTRGRPLDLDAEPLDDRETYEKVFHRGLTSGVFQFESQGMRDVLRRYQPTSIEDLTALNALYRPGPIQGGMIDDFIERKHGRRAIHYELPELEEILKETLGVIVYQEQVMQIANRLAGYSLGEADLLRRAMGKKKPEEMAAQRDKFITGAVQRGFPERKVAKIFDLMEQFAGYGFNKSHSAAYALLAYQTAYLKTHYPVEFMAALLTSETGSTDKVVKYINECREMGISVEPPDINVSEANFTPHGSAIRFGLAAVKNVGHSAIDSILAARARLGRFHSLFEFCENVDLRLMNKRVLESLIKSGALDSLGRRAQLMEAVDRAIERGQKTQRDAEAGQHGLFGVFDEPGERSSDRLPDVPDWDEHQRLAGEKEVVGFFLTGHPLEKYRSKLADFRALDSDAIAALKQSTGRDEIHAGGVLANIRVQRSRKGELYAQGTLEDMAGSVDVLVFPEAYRRLQDRLKLDVPVLVRGAVRVEEGAAPRLLISEITPLEEAQPKLPRSLRIRIPLDVATEETIDALHNICRERRGDARVLFDVEREGDFMVVMEAEGYNVLPDRTFIARVEELCGRGSVRVID; encoded by the coding sequence ATGTCCCAGTTCGTCCATCTTCATCTGCACACTGACTACTCGCTGCTCGACGGCGCCTGCGAAGTGGAGAAGCTGGTCTCGACCGTGAAGGGGCACGGCATGCCGGCCGTGGCCGTGACCGACCACGGCAACATCTTCGCCGCGGTGCATTTCTACAATGCGGCGCGCGCGCAGGGAATCCGTCCCATCCTGGGCTGTGAGCTGTACATCTCCAAGAAGGAAGACCATCGCGCCTCGGAAGGCGACAGCAGCTACAACCACCTGCTGGTGCTGGCGGAGAACGACGAGGGTTACCGCAACCTGGTCCGGATCACCTCGGAGGCGTCCCTCCACGGCTTCTATTACAAGCCACGCGTGAGCAAGAAGTTCCTGGCCGAGCACAGTCGCGGCCTCATCTGCCTTTCCGGCTGCCTGAAGGGAGAGATTCCGGAGCTGTTGCTGGCAGGGAAATACGACGCCGCTCGCGAGGCCGTCGGTTTCTACCGCGACGTCTTCGGCAAGGAGAACTTCTTCCTCGAAATCCAGGACCACCAGGGGCTGCCCGCGGAGCAGCAGATTCACGCCGATCTGTTCCGTCTGGAAAAAGAGACCGGAGCTCCGCTGGTCGCCACCAACGACAGCCACTATCTCTGCGAGGACGACGCGCACGCGCAGGATGTGCTGATTTGCATCCAAACCGGCAAGTCCATCCAGGACCCTAACCGTTTGCGCTTCGCGACCAGGCAGTTCTACGTGAAGAGCTATGACGAGATGCTGCGCCTCTTTCAGGAAGCGCCGCAGACGCTCTCCCGCACACTGGCCATCGCGGAGCGCTGTCACGTGAAGCTGGACAAGGTGGCCAATCCGTTCCCCCACTTCGAAGTGCCGGACGGGTTCACGCTTGACAGTTACTTCGAGCACGTCGCGCGGCAGGGGTTCGCGCGGCGCATGGAGGCCTTGCGGGAGCTCGACCGGCAGGGTCGGCTGCGGCGTCCGCTCACCGAATACGAGCAGCGGCTGTCGCACGAGATCGACATCATCCGGCAGATGCGCTTCTCCGGCTATTTCCTCATCGTCTGGGACTTTGTGCGCTACGCCCGCGAGAACCGCATTCCGGTGGGACCCGGACGAGGTTCGGCGGCGGGCTCGCTGGTGTCCTATGCGCTGGGCATCACCGATATCGATCCGCTGCAGAACGGGCTGCTGTTCGAACGCTTTCTGAACCCGGAGCGAGTCTCGATGCCGGACATCGACATCGACTTCTGCATGAACCGCCGCGGCGAGGTCATCGAGTACGTGACACGCAAGTACGGCCGCGAGAACGTGGCCCAGATCATCACCTTCGGCACGCTGGCCGCCAAGGCAGCCATCAAGGACGTGGGACGCGCCATGGACATGCCCTATCCGGAGGTCGATCGCATCGCCAAGCTGGTTCCGGCGCAGATCAACATCACCCTGGAACAGGCGCTGCGCGACTCACCCCGGCTCCAGGCTGTGTACCAGGACGACCCGCGCGTGCGCGAGCTGATCGATACCGCGCGCAAGCTGGAGGGCATGGTGCGCAATGCCGGTGTGCACGCCGCGGGCGTGGTGATTTCGCCGCAGCCGCTCATCGAGCTGGTACCGCTGCACCGCACCAAGAACGATGAGATCGTCACCGCCTTCGACATGAATGCAGTCGAGAAGATGGGCCTGCTGAAAATGGATTTTCTCGGGCTCACCACGCTCACCATCATCGACGACGCGTTGCGCCTGATCGCGCAGACCCGCGGACGTCCGCTCGACCTCGACGCCGAACCGCTCGACGATCGTGAGACCTACGAGAAGGTCTTCCATCGCGGGCTGACCTCGGGCGTGTTCCAGTTCGAGTCGCAAGGCATGCGCGACGTATTGCGACGTTACCAGCCGACCTCCATCGAAGACCTCACGGCACTCAACGCGCTCTACCGGCCCGGACCCATTCAGGGCGGGATGATCGACGACTTCATCGAACGCAAGCACGGCCGTCGGGCCATCCACTACGAGCTGCCTGAGCTGGAAGAGATCTTGAAAGAGACGCTGGGCGTGATCGTGTACCAGGAGCAGGTGATGCAGATCGCCAATCGTCTGGCCGGCTACTCACTGGGCGAAGCCGACCTGCTGCGCCGGGCCATGGGCAAGAAGAAGCCCGAAGAAATGGCCGCCCAACGCGACAAGTTCATCACCGGCGCCGTGCAGCGCGGCTTCCCGGAGCGCAAGGTGGCGAAGATTTTCGATCTTATGGAGCAGTTCGCCGGCTACGGCTTCAACAAATCGCATTCGGCCGCCTACGCGCTGCTCGCCTACCAGACCGCTTATCTGAAGACCCACTACCCGGTGGAGTTTATGGCGGCTCTGCTGACTTCGGAAACCGGGAGCACGGACAAGGTGGTGAAGTACATCAACGAGTGCCGCGAGATGGGCATTTCGGTGGAGCCGCCGGACATCAATGTGAGTGAGGCCAACTTCACGCCGCACGGCAGCGCCATCCGCTTCGGGTTGGCGGCGGTGAAGAACGTCGGTCACAGCGCCATCGATTCCATCCTGGCGGCGCGCGCCCGGCTGGGACGCTTCCACTCCCTGTTCGAGTTCTGCGAAAACGTGGACTTGCGGCTGATGAACAAGCGCGTCCTGGAATCGCTGATCAAGAGCGGAGCCCTGGATTCGCTGGGCCGCCGCGCGCAGCTCATGGAAGCGGTGGATCGCGCCATCGAGCGCGGGCAAAAGACGCAGCGCGACGCGGAAGCCGGCCAGCACGGGCTGTTCGGCGTCTTCGATGAGCCCGGCGAGCGTTCCTCCGACCGCCTGCCGGACGTGCCGGACTGGGACGAGCATCAGCGCCTGGCGGGAGAAAAAGAGGTGGTCGGCTTCTTCCTTACCGGGCACCCGCTGGAGAAGTACCGCAGCAAGCTGGCGGACTTCCGCGCCCTCGATAGCGACGCCATCGCCGCGCTCAAGCAGAGCACGGGGCGAGATGAGATCCACGCGGGCGGAGTGCTGGCCAACATCCGCGTGCAGCGCTCGCGCAAGGGCGAACTCTACGCGCAGGGCACATTGGAGGATATGGCGGGCTCGGTTGACGTCCTGGTGTTCCCGGAAGCTTATCGCCGCCTGCAGGACCGCCTGAAGCTGGATGTCCCGGTGCTCGTGCGAGGGGCAGTGCGCGTGGAGGAAGGCGCGGCTCCCCGCCTGCTCATCAGCGAGATCACGCCGCTGGAAGAAGCCCAGCCCAAGCTGCCGCGGTCGCTGCGCATCCGCATTCCGCTCGATGTGGCCACGGAAGAGACGATCGATGCCTTGCACAACATCTGCCGCGAGCGTCGCGGCGACGCCCGCGTGTTGTTCGACGTGGAACGCGAAGGGGATTTCATGGTGGTGATGGAGGCGGAAGGCTATAATGTCCTCCCCGACCGGACCTTCATCGCCCGCGTCGAGGAACTCTGCGGCCGTGGCAGCGTCCGCGTGATCGACTGA
- a CDS encoding acetyl-CoA carboxylase carboxyltransferase subunit alpha: MEPTTKAQRELEDIEKQIERLRAMAGSNEEARRQLEDLHEQVSALREQFYTHLAWQKTELARHPQRPYTLDYVERIFTDWCELHGDRVFGDDPALVCGMARYHGNEVMVIGHQKGRDTKQRLYRNFGQANPEGYRKALRLMKLAEKFGRPIITLVDTPGAYPGLGAEERGQAEAIARNLREMARIQAPILTVITGEGGSGGALAIAVADRVLMLENAIYSVISPEGCASIMWRDASKKDLAAQALRITARDLMELQCVDEVVPEPEGGAHTNHEDAAVLLDTALWRHFKSVLELPPAELLESRYQKFRRMAQFFTES, encoded by the coding sequence ATGGAGCCAACCACCAAAGCGCAGCGCGAGCTGGAGGACATCGAGAAGCAGATCGAGCGCCTGCGCGCCATGGCGGGTTCGAACGAGGAAGCCCGCCGCCAGCTCGAGGATCTGCACGAACAGGTGTCCGCGCTGCGCGAGCAGTTCTACACGCACCTGGCCTGGCAGAAGACTGAACTGGCCCGCCATCCGCAGCGTCCCTACACGCTCGATTACGTGGAGCGCATCTTCACCGACTGGTGCGAGCTGCACGGCGACCGTGTATTCGGCGACGACCCGGCTCTGGTGTGCGGCATGGCCCGTTATCACGGCAACGAGGTCATGGTGATCGGGCACCAGAAGGGACGCGATACCAAGCAGCGCCTCTATCGCAATTTCGGCCAGGCGAACCCGGAAGGCTATCGCAAGGCGCTGCGCTTGATGAAGCTGGCGGAAAAGTTCGGCCGGCCCATCATCACGCTGGTCGACACGCCCGGCGCCTATCCCGGCTTGGGCGCGGAAGAGCGGGGCCAGGCCGAAGCCATCGCCCGCAACCTGCGCGAGATGGCGCGCATCCAGGCGCCCATCCTGACGGTCATCACGGGCGAAGGAGGTTCCGGGGGCGCGCTCGCCATCGCCGTCGCCGATCGCGTGCTGATGCTGGAAAACGCCATCTATTCGGTGATCTCGCCCGAGGGCTGCGCGTCGATCATGTGGCGCGACGCTTCGAAGAAGGACCTGGCGGCGCAGGCCCTGCGCATTACGGCGCGCGACCTGATGGAACTGCAGTGTGTCGATGAAGTCGTCCCCGAGCCGGAGGGAGGCGCGCACACCAACCACGAAGATGCCGCCGTGCTCCTGGATACGGCCCTCTGGCGTCACTTCAAGAGCGTGCTGGAACTGCCGCCGGCTGAGCTGCTCGAGAGCCGCTACCAGAAGTTCCGCCGCATGGCGCAGTTTTTCACCGAGAGCTAG
- the mpl gene encoding UDP-N-acetylmuramate:L-alanyl-gamma-D-glutamyl-meso-diaminopimelate ligase, protein MTEQQHIHLIGICGTAMASLAGLLKQRGVRVTGSDAAVYPPMSDMLAALSIPVQQPYAESNLKPRPDLVVVGNAISRGNPELEYVLDQRIPMRSMPQILYEYFLRGRESVVVAGTHGKTTTTAMLAWIFHTAGQNPSFLIGGVAENFGSSFAFKPGKHFILEGDEYDTAFFDKGPKFLHYFPDVAVLTSVEFDHADIYADLEAVKTAFRRLVNLVPRRGRIVAFEGDANVEECVGRALCTVERYGFGEGSHWRATEVRYESAGTRWSVLRGGSPWAQFELPLAGEYNVLNATAAAAVAAGYGIPAATIAGALHDFKGVKRRLEVCGEVNGVTFVEDFAHHPTAIAGTLRALRTRYPGRRLWALFEPRSNTLRRNVFAERLVESLGLADQVVIADVFRPEAIPEEERLDLTRVVAELGRHGTGARNLADADAIVTAVAPELRPGDVVAILSNGGFGGIYEKLPQRFKTLSEVPSSA, encoded by the coding sequence ATGACCGAGCAGCAGCACATCCATCTGATCGGGATCTGTGGCACAGCCATGGCTTCGCTGGCCGGTCTGCTGAAGCAGCGCGGCGTGCGGGTGACGGGCTCCGATGCCGCCGTGTATCCGCCGATGTCCGACATGCTGGCCGCGCTCTCCATTCCCGTCCAGCAGCCGTACGCGGAGAGCAATCTGAAGCCGCGGCCGGACCTGGTGGTGGTGGGCAATGCCATCTCCCGCGGCAATCCGGAACTGGAATACGTGCTGGACCAGCGCATCCCGATGCGCTCCATGCCGCAAATCCTGTACGAGTATTTTCTGCGGGGCCGGGAGTCGGTGGTGGTGGCCGGCACGCACGGAAAGACCACGACCACCGCCATGCTGGCCTGGATCTTCCACACAGCCGGCCAGAACCCGTCGTTCCTGATAGGCGGCGTGGCGGAGAACTTCGGTTCCAGCTTTGCGTTCAAGCCCGGGAAGCATTTCATCCTGGAGGGAGACGAGTACGACACGGCGTTCTTCGACAAGGGCCCGAAATTCCTGCACTACTTTCCCGATGTTGCGGTGCTGACCTCGGTGGAGTTCGACCACGCCGACATCTATGCCGACCTGGAAGCGGTGAAGACCGCCTTCCGGCGGCTGGTGAACCTGGTGCCGCGGCGGGGAAGGATCGTTGCCTTCGAGGGCGACGCGAACGTAGAGGAATGCGTGGGACGGGCGCTGTGCACGGTGGAGCGCTACGGGTTTGGCGAAGGATCGCACTGGCGGGCGACCGAGGTGCGCTATGAATCCGCGGGCACACGCTGGTCGGTGCTCCGTGGAGGCTCGCCCTGGGCGCAGTTCGAGCTTCCGCTGGCGGGCGAGTACAACGTGTTGAACGCGACGGCTGCCGCTGCGGTGGCGGCAGGATACGGTATTCCGGCAGCGACCATCGCCGGCGCCCTGCATGACTTCAAGGGCGTCAAGCGACGCCTGGAAGTGTGCGGGGAAGTGAACGGTGTGACCTTCGTGGAGGATTTCGCTCATCACCCCACCGCCATTGCCGGCACACTGCGCGCCCTGCGGACACGCTATCCGGGAAGACGTCTTTGGGCGCTGTTCGAGCCGCGCTCCAACACGCTGCGCCGCAACGTGTTCGCCGAGCGCCTGGTGGAGAGCCTGGGGCTGGCCGACCAGGTAGTGATTGCAGACGTGTTCCGTCCCGAGGCCATTCCCGAAGAAGAGCGGCTGGACCTCACGCGGGTGGTGGCGGAGCTCGGGCGTCACGGAACCGGTGCGCGAAATCTGGCTGACGCCGACGCCATCGTGACCGCAGTGGCGCCGGAGCTGCGTCCGGGTGACGTGGTGGCCATTCTTTCCAACGGCGGTTTCGGCGGCATCTACGAGAAGCTGCCCCAGCGGTTCAAGACCCTTTCGGAAGTTCCCTCCAGCGCCTGA
- a CDS encoding lysophospholipid acyltransferase family protein — protein MLRSLVAFGFYTLVAPLIALIGFPWTLLTGKIDLLYWMGTRAAFLGIRLAGIRVEILGRERLDQNRAYIFMCNHVSNVDPPIVVPLIPGRTSVLVKKELFRIPLLSRAMRLGSLVPVDRSNREAAIASLEAAADVLRQGIHMTIFPEGTRSRDGKLLPLKKGPFYLAMDTGVPIVPMTILGTFEIMAKGSLVIRKGTATLIFHDPVDPKDFPSREALMEAVREKIAEPLPPERR, from the coding sequence ATGCTGCGCAGCCTGGTAGCCTTCGGCTTCTACACCCTGGTTGCTCCGCTCATTGCCCTGATCGGCTTCCCGTGGACGCTCCTTACCGGCAAGATCGATCTTCTCTACTGGATGGGCACACGCGCCGCTTTCCTGGGGATAAGGCTGGCGGGAATCCGGGTTGAGATCTTGGGCCGGGAGCGGCTGGACCAGAACCGCGCCTACATCTTCATGTGCAATCACGTATCCAACGTGGATCCGCCCATCGTGGTGCCGCTGATCCCGGGGAGGACGTCGGTGCTGGTCAAGAAGGAGCTATTCCGCATCCCGCTGCTGTCGCGAGCAATGCGCCTGGGCTCACTTGTGCCGGTGGACCGCTCCAATCGCGAAGCCGCAATCGCCAGCCTGGAGGCGGCGGCCGACGTCCTGCGCCAAGGCATCCATATGACGATTTTTCCCGAGGGCACACGCTCCAGGGACGGGAAGCTGCTACCCCTGAAGAAGGGACCGTTCTATCTGGCTATGGATACGGGCGTGCCCATTGTGCCCATGACCATCCTGGGAACGTTCGAGATCATGGCGAAGGGAAGCCTGGTAATTCGGAAAGGCACAGCAACTCTGATCTTCCATGACCCCGTCGACCCGAAGGACTTCCCGAGCCGCGAAGCCCTGATGGAAGCGGTCCGGGAGAAGATAGCCGAGCCGTTGCCGCCGGAGCGGCGCTGA
- a CDS encoding PDZ domain-containing protein produces the protein MRRVVSLILWVWVAVATAVAAPPVDYTVSLARAREHLLQVRVHVAGTSAERDLQLPVWNALYQVRDFAQYVRRVTAKNAAGQPLPVRKVDKTTWRVSRAESGADIEYEILAELPGPFGSHANGTHVFLNLAMVLMYPVDSRDAPMTVTFVDIPAGWRIATALPMLRPGVYTGRNYDRLVDGPVEIGSFRETSFEEGGASYRIVIDADPADYDVDQIKRWVRQIVTAGVWWMDDRPFTEYLFLYHFPRGHGGGGMEHAYSTAIDVSAEYLRENPLEFTAATAHEFFHLWNVKRLRPQSLEPIDYTRENYTVSLWFAEGVTTTVADLILLRAGLMSEAQYLNELTKEIRTLELRPAHLVQSVEEASLDTWFDKYPQYRTPERSVNYYNKGRILGVLLDLAVRERSGGKKSLRDVLQWMNRNYANQARSYPDSAGVQQAAEAVTGADFSEFFRDYVAAAQELPYNELFDTVGLKLERSKTTVVDPGFLTVRNFDQPSVVVSVEAGSEAERAGLSPGDTILTVNGKPFSGEFEDRLAGMKVGETLRLRVTGRKGSRELKIKLGGRDEESFALVALPSATPQQRRRRAAWLASQPDEAATAP, from the coding sequence ATGCGACGCGTCGTCTCTCTCATCCTTTGGGTGTGGGTCGCGGTGGCGACGGCTGTCGCTGCGCCGCCCGTCGACTACACGGTCTCGCTGGCGCGGGCGCGCGAACATCTTCTGCAAGTGCGCGTCCACGTGGCCGGCACCTCGGCGGAGCGCGACTTGCAACTGCCGGTGTGGAATGCGCTCTACCAGGTGCGCGACTTCGCCCAGTACGTACGGCGGGTGACGGCGAAGAATGCCGCCGGGCAGCCGCTGCCGGTGCGCAAGGTCGACAAGACAACCTGGCGCGTGAGCCGGGCGGAGAGCGGCGCCGATATCGAGTACGAGATCCTGGCCGAGCTCCCGGGTCCTTTCGGCAGCCACGCCAACGGCACGCACGTGTTCCTGAACCTGGCCATGGTGCTGATGTATCCGGTGGACTCGCGCGACGCGCCCATGACCGTGACCTTCGTCGACATACCCGCAGGATGGCGCATCGCCACGGCGCTACCCATGCTGCGCCCCGGCGTCTACACCGGCCGCAACTATGACCGTTTGGTGGATGGCCCGGTCGAGATCGGCAGCTTCCGCGAGACGTCGTTCGAAGAGGGTGGCGCCAGCTATCGCATCGTGATTGACGCCGATCCGGCGGACTACGACGTCGATCAGATCAAACGCTGGGTGCGACAGATCGTCACCGCCGGGGTGTGGTGGATGGACGATCGGCCGTTCACTGAGTATCTGTTTCTCTATCACTTTCCACGCGGACACGGCGGGGGCGGCATGGAGCACGCGTACTCCACGGCCATCGACGTAAGCGCCGAGTACCTGCGTGAGAACCCGCTGGAGTTCACGGCCGCGACCGCCCACGAGTTCTTCCACCTGTGGAACGTGAAGCGGCTGCGGCCGCAGTCGCTCGAGCCGATTGATTACACGCGGGAGAACTACACGGTGTCGCTGTGGTTCGCCGAAGGGGTCACGACGACCGTGGCGGACCTCATTCTGCTCCGTGCCGGCCTGATGAGCGAAGCCCAGTACCTCAACGAGCTGACCAAGGAGATCCGCACCCTGGAGCTAAGGCCTGCGCACCTGGTGCAGTCGGTGGAGGAGGCCAGTCTCGACACCTGGTTTGACAAGTATCCGCAGTATCGCACGCCGGAACGCAGCGTCAATTACTACAATAAGGGGCGCATCCTGGGTGTGCTGCTCGATTTGGCGGTGCGCGAGCGCTCGGGCGGGAAGAAATCGCTGCGCGACGTGTTGCAGTGGATGAATCGGAACTATGCCAACCAGGCCCGATCCTATCCGGACTCGGCGGGCGTGCAGCAGGCAGCCGAGGCGGTGACCGGCGCGGACTTTTCGGAGTTCTTCCGCGATTACGTGGCGGCGGCCCAGGAATTGCCCTACAACGAACTGTTCGATACCGTGGGCCTGAAGCTGGAGCGCAGCAAGACCACGGTGGTGGACCCGGGATTCCTGACGGTGCGCAACTTCGACCAGCCGTCGGTCGTGGTTTCCGTCGAAGCGGGGAGCGAAGCCGAGCGTGCGGGCTTGAGTCCGGGCGACACCATCCTGACCGTCAACGGCAAGCCATTCAGCGGCGAGTTCGAAGACCGGCTGGCGGGGATGAAAGTCGGCGAGACGCTCCGCTTGCGGGTGACCGGACGCAAGGGCTCGCGCGAGCTGAAGATCAAGCTGGGCGGTCGCGACGAGGAATCGTTCGCCCTCGTCGCGCTGCCCTCGGCCACGCCACAACAGCGCCGGCGGCGCGCCGCCTGGCTGGCCAGCCAGCCGGACGAAGCCGCGACCGCGCCCTAG